In Asanoa sp. WMMD1127, one genomic interval encodes:
- a CDS encoding ABC transporter ATP-binding protein, whose product MPAPDAFLDVRDLRIHFPTDDGLVKSVDGLTFSLERGKTLGIVGESGSGKSVTSLGILGLHNKRNARVSGQISLDGTDIVNADPETVRKMRGRRMAMIFQDPLSSMHPYYTVGHQIIEAYRVHNNVSKAVAKKHAIDMLGRVGIPQPNRRVDDYPHQFSGGMRQRAMIAMALSCDPELLIADEPTTALDVTVQAQILDLMRDLQQEFNSALIIITHDLGVVAELADDVLVMYGGKCVEYGSAVTIFEEPEHPYTWGLLGSMPRLDRGVTNRLMPIKGNPPSLINVPSGCAFHPRCAYEPQTGGLGRTEVPELVESGRGHLVRCHLPVAERKRIWQEQVRPKMEATS is encoded by the coding sequence ATGCCTGCTCCAGATGCCTTCCTCGATGTGCGGGACCTGCGCATCCACTTCCCGACCGACGACGGCCTGGTCAAGTCCGTCGACGGCCTGACGTTCTCGCTGGAGCGCGGCAAGACGCTCGGCATCGTCGGCGAGTCCGGCTCCGGCAAGTCGGTGACGAGCCTGGGCATCCTGGGCCTGCACAACAAGCGCAATGCCCGGGTGTCCGGCCAGATCTCGCTCGACGGCACCGACATCGTCAACGCCGACCCGGAGACCGTGCGCAAGATGCGCGGCCGCCGGATGGCGATGATCTTCCAGGATCCGCTGTCGTCGATGCACCCGTACTACACGGTCGGTCACCAGATCATCGAGGCCTACCGGGTGCACAACAACGTGTCCAAGGCGGTCGCCAAGAAGCACGCCATCGACATGCTGGGCCGGGTCGGCATTCCGCAGCCGAACCGCCGGGTCGACGACTACCCGCACCAGTTCTCGGGCGGCATGCGGCAGCGCGCCATGATCGCGATGGCGCTCTCCTGCGACCCCGAGCTGCTGATCGCCGACGAGCCGACGACGGCGCTCGACGTGACGGTGCAGGCGCAGATCCTCGACCTCATGCGGGACCTGCAGCAGGAGTTCAACTCCGCGCTGATCATCATCACCCACGACCTCGGTGTGGTCGCCGAGCTCGCCGACGACGTGCTGGTCATGTACGGCGGCAAGTGCGTCGAGTACGGCTCGGCCGTGACCATCTTCGAGGAGCCCGAGCACCCGTACACCTGGGGTCTGCTCGGCTCGATGCCACGGCTCGACCGTGGCGTGACCAACCGGCTCATGCCGATCAAGGGCAACCCGCCCTCGCTGATCAACGTGCCGTCGGGCTGCGCGTTCCACCCGCGCTGCGCCTACGAGCCGCAGACCGGCGGGCTGGGCCGGACGGAGGTCCCGGAGCTCGTCGAGTCCGGCCGGGGCCACCTCGTGCGCTGCCACCTGCCGGTGGCCGAGCGCAAGCGGATCTGGCAGGAGCAGGTCCGTCCCAAGATGGAGGCAACATCATGA
- the recR gene encoding recombination mediator RecR: MYEGAIQDLIDELGRLPGVGPKSAQRIAFHILSADPADVTRLATVLNRVKDQVRFCTTCFNVAESEQCRICRDPRRTNEVLCVVEEPKDVVAIERTGEFRGRYHVLGGAINPLEGIGPDNLRVRELMSRLGSGEVKELILATDPNTEGEATATYIALLVKPMGIDVTRLASGLPVGGDLEYADEITLGRAFEGRRAV; the protein is encoded by the coding sequence GTGTACGAAGGCGCGATCCAGGACCTGATCGACGAGCTGGGCCGCCTGCCCGGCGTCGGGCCGAAGAGCGCCCAGCGGATCGCGTTCCACATCCTCTCGGCCGACCCGGCCGACGTCACCCGGCTGGCCACGGTGCTCAACCGGGTCAAGGACCAGGTCCGCTTCTGCACCACCTGCTTCAACGTCGCCGAGTCCGAGCAGTGCCGGATCTGCCGTGACCCGCGGCGCACGAACGAGGTGCTCTGCGTTGTCGAAGAGCCCAAGGACGTCGTGGCGATCGAGCGCACCGGCGAGTTCCGCGGCCGCTACCACGTGCTCGGCGGCGCGATCAACCCGCTCGAGGGCATCGGCCCCGACAACCTGCGGGTCCGCGAGCTGATGAGCCGCCTCGGCTCGGGCGAGGTCAAGGAGCTCATCCTGGCCACCGACCCGAATACCGAGGGTGAGGCCACAGCGACCTACATCGCCCTCCTGGTCAAGCCCATGGGCATCGACGTGACCCGGCTGGCCAGCGGACTGCCGGTGGGTGGCGACCTGGAGTACGCCGACGAGATCACCTTGGGCCGGGCCTTCGAGGGCCGACGTGCGGTCTGA
- a CDS encoding ABC transporter substrate-binding protein, with protein sequence MKRRMVTGVAVGVAAALALAACGGGGTETNTDSSGGGTTTAAFDAANGKVFNPSDKKGGTLKMAISSDWDSVDPGDTYYGLSWNLARLYTRSLTMFKVGPGKTSSELTGDLAEGLGVPSEGGKVWTYKLRQGLKFEDGTPITSKDVEYGVSRSLEKATLVNGPTYFNDFLDLKGYKGPYSSKGQDNPAIDTPDDQTIVFKLNKPFGGFDYFAQIPATAPVPAAKDTGAKYKEHVVSSGPYKFESYSAGKGFKLVRNDQWDQSTDPNRKALPDAYDVTIGANADDIDNQIIDGSLDVDIAGTGVQPAALSRVLGTPDIKARADNPLSARLNYVSINPNVPAFKNIECRKAVEYAADRTTYQTAYGGPQAGGEIATGLLPPQLPGFQKLDVWSAGADNKGDLDKAKAALQACGSPNGFETNIAYRAERPKEKATAEALQQSLGRVGIKLTLKPFPTGDYFALYAGKPSYRNSNNLGLMVNSWAADWNDGFGFLSQIVDGRVIRETGGSSNLSVNIPEVNNMIDQAIAETDTAKRDALWGAIDKRVMEEAVILPGVWAKQVTVRSKNTTNVFVNDAYGQYDYLSMGVQ encoded by the coding sequence ATGAAGAGAAGGATGGTGACTGGCGTCGCCGTTGGCGTCGCAGCCGCCCTCGCGCTCGCCGCCTGTGGCGGCGGGGGCACGGAAACCAACACCGACAGCAGCGGTGGCGGCACCACCACCGCCGCGTTCGACGCCGCCAACGGCAAGGTGTTCAACCCTTCTGACAAGAAGGGTGGCACGTTGAAGATGGCCATCTCGTCGGACTGGGACTCGGTCGACCCCGGCGACACGTACTACGGTCTGTCGTGGAACCTCGCCCGCCTCTACACCCGTTCGCTGACCATGTTCAAGGTCGGCCCGGGCAAGACCAGCAGCGAGCTGACCGGTGACCTCGCCGAAGGCCTGGGCGTGCCCAGCGAGGGCGGCAAGGTCTGGACGTACAAGCTGCGTCAGGGTCTGAAGTTCGAGGACGGCACCCCGATCACGTCGAAGGACGTCGAATACGGTGTGTCGCGTTCGCTGGAGAAGGCCACGCTGGTCAACGGCCCGACCTACTTCAACGACTTCCTCGACCTCAAGGGCTACAAGGGCCCCTACTCGAGCAAGGGTCAGGACAACCCGGCGATCGACACGCCGGACGACCAGACCATCGTGTTCAAGCTGAACAAGCCGTTCGGTGGCTTCGACTACTTCGCGCAGATCCCGGCCACCGCGCCGGTCCCGGCCGCGAAGGACACGGGCGCCAAGTACAAGGAGCACGTGGTCTCCTCGGGCCCCTACAAGTTCGAGAGCTACTCGGCCGGTAAGGGCTTCAAGCTGGTCCGCAACGACCAGTGGGACCAGTCCACCGACCCGAACCGCAAGGCTCTGCCCGACGCGTACGACGTGACGATCGGCGCCAACGCCGACGACATCGACAACCAGATCATCGACGGTTCCCTCGACGTCGACATCGCCGGCACCGGTGTGCAGCCCGCGGCTCTGTCCCGCGTGCTCGGCACCCCGGACATCAAGGCCCGCGCCGACAACCCGCTCAGCGCGCGTCTGAACTACGTCTCGATCAACCCGAACGTCCCGGCGTTCAAGAACATCGAGTGCCGCAAGGCCGTGGAGTACGCGGCGGACCGCACCACCTACCAGACGGCGTACGGCGGCCCCCAGGCCGGCGGCGAGATCGCGACGGGCCTCCTCCCGCCGCAGCTCCCGGGCTTCCAGAAGCTCGACGTGTGGTCGGCCGGCGCGGACAACAAGGGTGACCTCGACAAGGCGAAGGCCGCTCTGCAGGCCTGTGGCTCGCCGAACGGTTTCGAGACCAACATCGCCTACCGGGCCGAGCGTCCGAAGGAGAAGGCGACCGCCGAGGCGCTGCAGCAGTCCCTGGGCCGGGTCGGCATCAAGCTCACGCTCAAGCCGTTCCCGACCGGTGACTACTTCGCGCTGTACGCGGGCAAGCCGAGCTACCGCAACTCCAACAACCTCGGCCTGATGGTCAACAGCTGGGCCGCGGACTGGAACGACGGCTTCGGCTTCCTGTCGCAGATCGTCGACGGCCGGGTCATCCGGGAGACCGGTGGCTCGTCCAACCTGAGCGTCAACATCCCCGAGGTCAACAACATGATTGACCAGGCGATCGCCGAGACCGACACCGCCAAGCGGGACGCGCTCTGGGGCGCCATCGACAAGCGGGTCATGGAGGAGGCGGTGATCCTGCCGGGCGTCTGGGCCAAGCAGGTCACGGTGCGTTCGAAGAACACCACCAACGTCTTCGTCAACGACGCGTACGGCCAGTACGACTACCTGTCGATGGGCGTCCAGTAA
- a CDS encoding ABC transporter permease — MVAYIIRRLFGAVLTLVIVSMITFGIFYLVPRWAGGSAEDLASRYVGRTANPEQVAEAAKGLGLTDPFFMQYWDWLRAIFVGRDFAFGATQAHCPAPCLGYSFIGRNPVLPDILDRLPVTASLAFGAAIIWVIFGVATGVLSALKRGSIFDRLAMGVALGGVSLPIFWTGLVSLVIFSYTLHWTKPGGAYTPIEQNPGEWAYSLLLPWITLALLFSAAYARLTRAGMLETMGEDYIRTARAKGLRERTVVTRHGLRAALTPIATIFGLDVGLLMGGAVLTESTFSLPGIGKYAIDAINANDMPKVMGFVIFAAGFVVIANLIVDVVYAVIDPRVRLA, encoded by the coding sequence GTGGTCGCGTACATCATCCGGCGTCTCTTCGGCGCCGTGCTGACACTGGTCATCGTCAGCATGATCACTTTCGGCATCTTCTACCTGGTGCCACGCTGGGCCGGCGGCTCCGCCGAGGACCTGGCCTCCCGCTACGTCGGCCGCACGGCCAACCCGGAGCAGGTGGCCGAGGCGGCGAAAGGGCTCGGCCTGACCGACCCCTTCTTCATGCAGTACTGGGACTGGCTGCGGGCCATCTTCGTCGGGCGCGACTTCGCGTTCGGCGCCACGCAGGCGCACTGCCCCGCGCCGTGCCTGGGTTACTCCTTCATCGGTCGTAACCCGGTGCTGCCGGACATCCTCGACCGCCTGCCGGTCACCGCGTCACTCGCCTTCGGCGCGGCGATCATCTGGGTGATCTTCGGTGTGGCCACCGGCGTGCTGTCCGCCCTCAAGCGGGGCAGTATCTTCGACCGGCTCGCCATGGGCGTCGCGCTCGGCGGCGTCTCGCTGCCGATCTTCTGGACCGGCCTGGTCTCGCTGGTCATCTTCAGCTACACGCTCCACTGGACCAAGCCCGGTGGCGCCTACACACCGATCGAGCAGAATCCCGGCGAATGGGCGTACAGCCTGTTGTTGCCCTGGATCACGCTCGCCCTGCTGTTCTCCGCGGCCTACGCCCGGCTGACGCGGGCGGGCATGCTCGAGACGATGGGTGAGGACTACATCCGCACGGCGCGGGCCAAGGGACTCCGGGAACGGACGGTCGTGACCAGGCACGGCCTGCGCGCGGCGCTCACCCCGATCGCGACCATCTTCGGCCTCGACGTCGGCCTGCTGATGGGTGGCGCGGTGCTCACCGAGAGCACCTTCTCGCTGCCGGGCATCGGCAAGTACGCGATCGACGCCATCAACGCCAACGACATGCCCAAGGTGATGGGTTTCGTCATCTTCGCCGCGGGCTTCGTCGTCATCGCAAACCTGATCGTGGACGTGGTGTACGCGGTCATCGACCCGAGGGTGAGGCTGGCCTGA
- a CDS encoding HNH endonuclease family protein, which produces MVLLLAGAAGCVPIEPGAPGPSANGTSATQSTRLLDQLTVARAGSMKGYSRDRFPHWRRAGENCDVRDTVLKRDGTGVEGAGCNVVGGRWDSVYDNRVLTDPSDVDIDHMVPLANAWRSGADEWDDKRRGDFANDLDRPQLIAVSLQSNRAKGDQDPSQWKPSRRDFWCEYAQDWIAVKHYWKLTVTSAEKDALADMLETCPWPSQALSSPI; this is translated from the coding sequence ATGGTCCTGCTCCTGGCCGGCGCCGCCGGTTGCGTCCCGATCGAGCCCGGCGCGCCTGGCCCGAGCGCCAACGGCACCAGCGCCACCCAGTCGACCCGGTTGCTCGACCAGTTGACCGTCGCCCGCGCGGGCTCGATGAAGGGCTACAGCCGCGACCGGTTCCCGCACTGGCGCCGGGCCGGCGAGAACTGTGACGTCCGCGACACGGTGCTCAAGCGCGACGGCACGGGCGTCGAGGGGGCTGGCTGCAACGTGGTCGGCGGGCGATGGGACAGCGTCTACGACAACCGGGTGCTGACCGATCCGTCCGACGTGGACATCGACCACATGGTGCCGCTCGCCAACGCCTGGCGGTCCGGCGCCGACGAGTGGGACGACAAGCGGCGCGGTGACTTCGCCAACGACCTTGACCGGCCGCAGCTGATCGCGGTTTCGCTGCAGAGCAACCGGGCAAAGGGTGACCAGGACCCGTCGCAGTGGAAGCCGAGCAGGCGCGACTTCTGGTGCGAATATGCCCAGGACTGGATCGCCGTCAAGCACTACTGGAAGCTGACGGTGACCAGTGCGGAGAAGGACGCGCTAGCCGACATGCTGGAGACCTGCCCATGGCCGAGCCAAGCACTAAGCAGTCCGATCTGA
- a CDS encoding MFS transporter, producing the protein MTVPTPLRLKSSAGRGVLFATILASGIAFLDGTIVNVALPHIGADLGSTVAGLQWTVNGYLLTLAAFVLLGGSLGDRLGRRRVFVLGIVWFTVASLLCALAPTIGMLIGARFLQGAGAALLTPGSLAIIQASFQADDRGRAIGLWSGFSGISTALGPFVGGYLIDALSWRWAFLINLPLGVISILASARWIPESRAPAEHTRFDVTGAVLAALALGGITFALIEAPDDGWGAPLVVGAIGVGVASAVGFVLVERHKGDAAMTPPALFRSRVFSVLNLYTVAVYAALSGQSFFLAVTLQNVAGYDAFQAGVATLPATVLMLLLSARSGDLATRISPRWQLTIGPLIAAVGVILLRRVGPDTNYLTDVLPGVLLFGLGLVTLVAPLTTAVLGAVSMQHSGVASGVNNAAARAGALIAIAALPLLVDLTGEAYEVPSQLTSSFRAAMLWCAGLMVVGSGLALVFCGNLPSLLWHRAVTVMTSPHHSVHPVDEGARQS; encoded by the coding sequence ATGACCGTCCCCACGCCACTGCGGCTCAAGTCCTCCGCCGGTCGTGGCGTGCTCTTCGCAACCATCCTGGCCTCCGGAATCGCCTTTCTGGACGGCACGATCGTCAACGTCGCGCTGCCGCACATCGGCGCCGACCTGGGCTCGACCGTCGCCGGTCTCCAGTGGACCGTCAACGGCTACCTGCTCACGCTGGCGGCGTTCGTCCTGCTGGGCGGCTCGCTCGGCGACCGGCTCGGCCGCCGAAGGGTCTTCGTGCTGGGCATCGTCTGGTTTACCGTGGCGTCGCTGCTGTGCGCGCTCGCCCCGACGATCGGCATGCTGATCGGCGCCCGTTTCCTGCAGGGCGCCGGCGCCGCGCTGCTCACCCCCGGATCGCTGGCGATCATCCAGGCCTCGTTCCAGGCCGACGACCGGGGACGGGCCATCGGGCTCTGGTCCGGCTTCTCGGGGATCTCGACCGCGCTGGGCCCGTTCGTCGGCGGCTACCTGATCGACGCGCTGTCGTGGCGCTGGGCCTTCCTGATCAACCTCCCGCTCGGGGTTATCTCCATCCTGGCGTCGGCCCGCTGGATCCCCGAGAGCCGCGCGCCCGCGGAGCACACCCGGTTCGACGTGACCGGCGCGGTGCTCGCCGCCCTCGCGCTCGGGGGCATCACGTTCGCGCTGATCGAGGCGCCCGACGACGGCTGGGGCGCGCCGTTGGTGGTCGGGGCGATCGGCGTCGGCGTGGCGTCGGCGGTCGGCTTCGTGCTCGTCGAGCGCCACAAGGGCGACGCGGCCATGACACCGCCCGCGCTGTTCCGCAGCCGCGTCTTCTCGGTGCTCAACCTCTATACCGTCGCCGTGTACGCCGCCCTCAGCGGCCAGAGCTTCTTCCTGGCGGTGACCCTGCAGAACGTCGCGGGCTACGACGCGTTCCAAGCCGGCGTCGCCACGTTGCCCGCCACCGTGCTGATGCTGCTGCTGTCGGCGCGCTCAGGCGACCTCGCCACCCGGATCAGCCCGCGATGGCAGCTCACCATCGGCCCGCTCATCGCCGCGGTCGGCGTGATCCTGCTCCGCCGCGTCGGCCCGGACACCAACTACCTCACCGACGTCCTGCCCGGCGTGCTGCTGTTCGGGCTGGGCCTGGTCACTCTCGTGGCCCCGCTGACCACCGCCGTGCTGGGCGCGGTCAGCATGCAGCACTCGGGCGTCGCAAGCGGCGTCAACAACGCGGCCGCCCGCGCCGGGGCACTCATCGCGATCGCCGCGCTGCCACTGCTGGTCGACCTCACCGGCGAGGCGTACGAGGTGCCGTCCCAACTCACCTCGTCCTTCCGCGCGGCGATGCTCTGGTGCGCGGGCCTGATGGTGGTGGGCTCGGGCCTGGCCCTGGTCTTCTGCGGCAACCTGCCGTCGCTGCTCTGGCACCGCGCCGTCACGGTCATGACGTCACCGCACCATTCGGTCCACCCGGTCGACGAAGGGGCAAGGCAGAGCTGA
- a CDS encoding YbaB/EbfC family nucleoid-associated protein: MRTKESPVRPGGQPNLQQLMKQAQKMQQQIADAQAELAEAEVTGTAGGGLVTVTLSGTGEVQAVKIDPKAVDADDVETLEDLVLAALRNGTEAVRALTEEKMGPVSGGMGGLGLPGF; encoded by the coding sequence ATTCGGACGAAGGAGTCTCCCGTGCGCCCCGGTGGACAGCCCAACCTGCAGCAGCTGATGAAGCAGGCGCAGAAGATGCAGCAGCAGATCGCCGACGCGCAGGCCGAGCTCGCCGAGGCCGAGGTGACCGGCACGGCCGGCGGCGGTCTGGTCACGGTCACGCTCAGCGGCACCGGTGAGGTCCAGGCGGTCAAGATCGACCCCAAGGCGGTCGACGCGGACGACGTCGAGACCCTCGAAGACCTGGTGCTGGCCGCGCTGCGCAACGGCACCGAGGCGGTCCGTGCCCTCACCGAGGAGAAGATGGGCCCGGTCAGCGGCGGGATGGGCGGCCTCGGCCTGCCCGGCTTCTAA
- the leuA gene encoding 2-isopropylmalate synthase produces the protein MSDVASENPIARQRASRMPFQRYASYHEQFGIDLPDRTWPTRRIERSPRWCAVDLRDGNQALIDPMSPERKRRMFHLLVEMGYKEIEVGFPSASQTDFDFVRQLIEDDMIPDDVTIQVLTQCREHLIDRTFESIRGAKRAIVHFYNSTSTLQRRVVFGLDRDGITDIATSGARLCQKYAEIHTPDTQIFYEYSPESYTGTELEYALEVCSAVIDVIDPTPDRPLIINLPATVEMATPNVYADSIEWMHRNLPRRDSVVLSLHPHNDRGTAVAAAELGVLAGADRVEGCLFGNGERTGNVDLVTLGLNLFSQGVDPQIDFGNIDEVKRTVEYCNQLPVHERHPYAGDLVYTAFSGSHQDAIKKGFDALATDAKDAGVPIDDFTWGVPYLPIDPRDVGRTYEAVIRVNSQSGKGGVAYIMKEEHNLDLPRRLQIEFSGVVQAHTDSTGGEVEPERMWEIFAAEYLTPRSSDITLHGYATATVDDKVEVEATVGYAGEQRVLTAVGNGPIDAYVNAIQTMGIRVRVLDYAEHAMSSGGDARAAAYVECDVDGTTVWGVGLDPNIVNASMRAITSAVNRARK, from the coding sequence ATGTCTGACGTAGCGTCCGAGAACCCGATCGCCCGCCAACGCGCCAGTCGCATGCCGTTCCAGCGGTACGCGTCGTACCACGAGCAGTTCGGCATCGACCTCCCCGATCGCACCTGGCCCACCCGTCGCATCGAGCGGTCGCCGCGCTGGTGCGCGGTCGACCTGCGCGACGGCAACCAGGCCCTGATCGACCCCATGTCGCCCGAGCGCAAGCGCCGGATGTTCCACCTGCTGGTGGAGATGGGCTACAAGGAGATCGAGGTCGGTTTCCCGTCAGCCAGCCAGACGGACTTCGACTTCGTCCGCCAGCTCATCGAAGACGACATGATCCCCGACGACGTGACGATCCAGGTGCTGACCCAGTGTCGCGAGCACCTGATCGACCGCACGTTCGAGTCGATCCGCGGCGCCAAGCGCGCGATCGTGCACTTCTACAACTCGACCTCGACGCTGCAGCGCCGGGTGGTGTTCGGCCTCGACAGGGACGGCATCACCGACATCGCCACGAGCGGTGCGCGGCTCTGCCAGAAGTATGCGGAGATCCACACCCCGGACACCCAGATCTTCTACGAGTACTCGCCCGAGTCCTACACCGGCACGGAGCTCGAGTACGCGCTGGAGGTCTGCTCCGCCGTCATCGACGTGATCGACCCGACGCCGGACCGCCCGCTGATCATCAATCTGCCGGCGACCGTCGAGATGGCGACGCCCAACGTCTACGCCGACTCGATCGAGTGGATGCACCGCAACCTGCCCCGGCGGGACAGCGTCGTGCTGAGCCTGCACCCGCACAACGACCGTGGCACCGCCGTGGCGGCCGCCGAGCTGGGCGTGCTGGCCGGCGCCGACCGGGTCGAGGGCTGCCTGTTCGGCAACGGCGAGCGCACCGGCAACGTCGACCTGGTCACGCTGGGCCTCAACCTGTTCTCGCAGGGCGTCGACCCGCAGATCGACTTCGGCAACATCGACGAGGTCAAGCGGACCGTCGAATACTGCAACCAGCTGCCCGTGCACGAGCGGCACCCGTACGCCGGTGATCTGGTCTACACCGCCTTCTCCGGCTCGCACCAGGACGCGATCAAGAAGGGCTTCGACGCCCTGGCCACCGACGCCAAGGACGCCGGCGTGCCGATCGACGACTTCACCTGGGGCGTGCCCTACCTGCCGATCGACCCGCGCGACGTGGGCCGCACCTACGAGGCGGTCATCCGGGTCAACTCGCAGTCCGGCAAGGGCGGGGTCGCGTACATCATGAAGGAGGAGCACAACCTCGACCTGCCGCGCCGGCTGCAGATCGAGTTCTCCGGCGTGGTCCAGGCGCACACCGACAGCACGGGCGGCGAGGTCGAGCCCGAGCGGATGTGGGAGATCTTCGCGGCCGAGTACCTCACGCCGCGGTCGAGCGACATCACCCTGCACGGGTACGCCACGGCCACGGTCGACGACAAGGTCGAGGTCGAGGCGACGGTGGGCTACGCCGGCGAGCAGCGCGTGCTGACCGCGGTCGGCAACGGCCCGATCGACGCCTACGTCAACGCCATCCAGACCATGGGCATCCGCGTACGCGTGCTCGACTACGCCGAGCACGCCATGTCCTCGGGCGGCGACGCCCGGGCCGCGGCCTATGTGGAGTGCGACGTCGACGGCACCACCGTCTGGGGCGTCGGCCTCGACCCCAACATCGTCAACGCCTCGATGCGCGCCATCACCAGCGCGGTGAACCGCGCCCGCAAGTAA
- a CDS encoding dipeptide ABC transporter ATP-binding protein has protein sequence MTESIAREGVTTQTPKQEALLSVEGLQKHFPITKGLFKRQVAAVKAVDGIDFEVFKGETLGLVGESGCGKSTTGRLITRLAEPTAGRIRFDGSDISHLSTGAMRPYRRDMQMIFQDPYSSLNPRHTVGTIVGAPFQIQGVKTPHGVKRAVQDLLKLVGLNPEHYNRYPHEFSGGQRQRIGIARTLALKPKLIVADEPVSALDVSIQAQVVNLLEDLQEELGLTYVVIAHDLSVVRHISDRVAVMYLGKIVELADRESLYRNPRHPYTVALMSAVPVPNPRRRESNKRERVLLTGDVPSPIDPPSGCRFRTRCWKAQDICATEEPPLVVRPGDLPGHQTACHFPVADDEEVAGRSKAAV, from the coding sequence ATGACGGAGAGCATCGCCCGGGAAGGCGTGACCACGCAGACCCCGAAGCAAGAGGCGCTGCTTTCGGTCGAGGGGCTGCAGAAGCACTTCCCGATCACCAAGGGTCTCTTCAAGCGCCAGGTCGCCGCGGTCAAGGCCGTCGACGGCATCGACTTCGAGGTCTTCAAGGGCGAGACCCTCGGCCTCGTCGGTGAGTCGGGTTGCGGCAAGAGCACCACGGGCCGGCTGATCACCCGGCTGGCCGAGCCGACCGCCGGCCGCATCAGGTTCGACGGCTCGGACATCTCGCACCTCAGCACCGGCGCCATGCGGCCCTACCGGCGCGACATGCAGATGATCTTCCAGGACCCGTACTCGTCGCTGAACCCGCGGCACACGGTCGGCACGATCGTCGGCGCGCCGTTCCAGATCCAGGGCGTCAAGACCCCGCACGGCGTCAAGCGCGCCGTGCAGGACCTGCTCAAGCTGGTCGGCCTCAACCCGGAGCACTACAACCGCTACCCGCACGAGTTCTCCGGCGGCCAGCGGCAGCGCATCGGCATAGCCCGTACGCTCGCCCTCAAGCCGAAGCTGATCGTGGCCGACGAGCCGGTCTCGGCGCTCGACGTGTCGATTCAGGCCCAGGTCGTCAACCTGCTGGAGGACCTCCAGGAGGAGCTCGGCCTGACCTATGTGGTCATCGCGCACGACCTGTCGGTGGTGCGGCACATCTCGGACCGGGTCGCGGTCATGTACCTCGGCAAGATCGTCGAGTTGGCCGACCGCGAGTCGCTCTACCGCAACCCGCGGCACCCGTACACCGTGGCGTTGATGTCGGCGGTTCCGGTGCCCAACCCGCGTCGGCGCGAGAGCAACAAGCGCGAGCGGGTGCTGCTCACCGGCGACGTGCCGAGCCCCATCGATCCGCCGTCCGGCTGCCGGTTCCGCACGCGCTGCTGGAAGGCCCAGGACATCTGCGCCACGGAGGAGCCGCCGCTGGTCGTGCGGCCGGGCGACCTGCCGGGCCACCAGACGGCCTGCCACTTCCCGGTGGCCGACGACGAGGAAGTCGCCGGCCGCAGCAAGGCTGCTGTCTAG
- a CDS encoding ABC transporter permease, whose product MVVGPDASISDQVPVGEPPAEAEGSQKAIEGRSLGQIAWRRLKRDKAAMAGGIVIILLILIAIFAPLIVNAWGYDPNSFHQETMDPTTQAPTSTFPFGAFDSKHLMGVEPPFGRDIFSRVLYGARISLLIAFLATLLSVVIGATLGVIAGYLGGWVDWVISRAMDLFLAFPILVFAIALAGVIPDKAFGLSGDTLRIVLLIFIIGFFNWGYMARIVRGQTLSLREREFVDASRSLGARSGYILRKELLPNLVAPILIYATLLIPTNILFEAGLSFLGVGIRPPTATWGGMLSEAVRYYTMPHFMFWPGLAIFITVLAFNLFGDGLRDALDPKTR is encoded by the coding sequence ATGGTCGTTGGCCCCGACGCGTCCATTTCCGATCAGGTCCCTGTCGGGGAGCCGCCGGCTGAGGCCGAGGGTTCCCAGAAGGCGATCGAAGGACGCTCCCTAGGCCAGATCGCCTGGCGCCGGCTCAAGCGGGACAAGGCCGCCATGGCCGGCGGCATCGTGATCATTCTGTTGATCCTGATCGCCATCTTCGCGCCGCTCATCGTCAACGCGTGGGGTTACGACCCCAACTCGTTCCATCAGGAGACGATGGACCCGACGACCCAGGCGCCCACGTCGACGTTCCCGTTCGGTGCGTTCGACTCCAAGCACCTGATGGGTGTCGAGCCGCCGTTCGGCCGCGACATCTTCAGCCGCGTGCTCTACGGCGCCCGGATCTCGCTGCTCATCGCCTTCCTCGCCACGCTGCTCTCGGTGGTCATCGGCGCGACGCTCGGCGTCATCGCCGGTTACCTCGGCGGCTGGGTCGACTGGGTGATCAGCCGGGCGATGGACCTGTTCCTGGCGTTCCCGATCCTGGTGTTCGCGATCGCGCTCGCCGGCGTCATCCCGGACAAGGCGTTCGGGCTCTCCGGCGACACGCTGCGAATAGTCCTGTTGATCTTCATTATCGGCTTCTTTAACTGGGGCTACATGGCGCGCATCGTGCGTGGCCAGACGCTTTCGTTACGCGAACGCGAGTTCGTCGACGCGTCGCGCAGCCTCGGTGCGCGCAGCGGCTACATCCTGCGCAAGGAGCTGCTGCCGAACCTGGTGGCGCCGATCCTGATCTACGCGACGCTGCTCATCCCGACCAACATCCTGTTCGAGGCCGGCCTGTCCTTCCTGGGCGTCGGCATCCGGCCTCCGACGGCGACCTGGGGCGGGATGCTCAGCGAGGCGGTGCGCTACTACACGATGCCGCACTTCATGTTCTGGCCGGGCCTGGCGATCTTCATCACCGTGCTGGCCTTCAACCTCTTCGGAGACGGCCTCCGCGACGCGCTCGACCCAAAGACGCGATGA